A genome region from Physeter macrocephalus isolate SW-GA chromosome 4, ASM283717v5, whole genome shotgun sequence includes the following:
- the HHIPL2 gene encoding LOW QUALITY PROTEIN: HHIP-like protein 2 (The sequence of the model RefSeq protein was modified relative to this genomic sequence to represent the inferred CDS: inserted 2 bases in 2 codons; deleted 1 base in 1 codon) — MLRRSIPRGSRSWRAPWLLTSSRIFCLCLSVLLGQGGLLQGHPQCLDYGPPFQPLLHLEFCXYETFGCCDQLEDHRIAVRYWDIMEYFDLKGHELCGGYIKDILCQGWTAQSGTQSSSYGFLSAALAKDAVSVCIKAWFLFLSGVILEIEEPALNHNGGQLXFGLDGYVYIFTGDGGQAGDPFGKFGNAQNKSSLLGKVLRIDVNGAGSGGRRYRVPLDNPFVSEPGAHPAIYAYGIRNMWRCAVDRGDPITRQGRGRMFCGDVGQNRFEEVDIIVKGGNYGWRAKEGFECYDKKLCHKASLVTKDVNIFMLQFFITEISRLMALQEDRKTKKWKKQDICPGNTESCAFPGLISTYSKFIISFAEDEADNKLLSGELYFLATSYLSADTPHGSTDKCVDPLRRAPPGKCKYRPVPLKAKSKRVQFRPLAKTVLDLLKEQSEEAARKLPSATSASSPDRASSQKGSSKKPASRTSSEKTFPRSGAKQRARAWSPGLQGKRKKSPRRPRGRGSQSAQWRRAGRSVPLPLRSRWLVRGRVRREPPCHAEAATAEGDLRRMGSRGWRWEPAETA, encoded by the exons ATGCTCAGGAGGTCCATTCCCAGGGGCAGTCGGAGTTGGCGGGCCCCCTGGCTCCTCACCTCTTCTCGAattttctgcctctgcctctcgGTCTTGTTGGGCCAG GGGGGCTTGCTGCAGGGGCACCCCCAGTGCCTGGATTATGGGccccccttccagcccctccTGCACCTCGAGTTTT TCTATGAGACCTTCGGCTGTTGTGACCAGCTTGAGGACCACCGCATCGCTGTCCGGTACTGGGACATCATGGAATACTTTGATCTGAAGGGCCACGAGCTGTGCGGCGGTTACATTAAAGACATCCTTTGCCAG GGGTGGACAGCTCAGTCAGGGACTCAGAGCAGTTCATATGGCTTCTTGTCAGCAGCTCTGGCAA AGGATGCTGTTTCAGTTTGTATCAAAgcatggtttctttttctttccggGGTCATTTTGGAGATAGAAGAACCAGCCTTAAATCATAATGGTGGACAAC TTTTTGGCCTGGATGGCTATGTGTACATATTCACTGGGGATGGAGGACAGGCTGGGGATCCCTTCGGCAAGTTTGGAAATGCTCAGAACAA AAGTTCCCTGCTGGGAAAAGTGTTAAGGATCGATGTGAATGGGGCAGGCTCAGGTGGCAGGCGGTACCGAGTGCCCCTGGACAATCCATTTGTTTCTGAGCCGGGGGCCCATCCAGCCATCTATGCCTACGGGATCAGAAACATGTGGCGCTGTGCCGTGGACCGAGGGGACCCCATCACGCGCCAGGGCCGAGGCCGGATGTTCTGTGGGGATGTGGGACAGAACAGGTTTGAAGAAGTTGACATCATTGTTAAAGGCGGGAACTACGGCTGGAGGGCAAAGGAAGGGTTTGAATGTTACGACAAAAAACTTTGTCACAAAGCCTCTTTGG TTACAAAGGATGTTAATATTTTCATGCTGCAATTCTTCATTACAGAGATAAG TCGACTTATGGCTTTGCAGGAAGATAGAAAAAcgaagaaatggaagaaacagGACATTTGCCCGGGCAACACTGAGTCCTGTGCCTTCCCAGGGTTGATCAGCACATACAGCAAGTTTATCATCTCCTTTGCTGAAGATGAAGCAGATAACAAAC TTTTATCAGGGGAGCTCTACTTCCTGGCCACCTCTTACCTGAGCGCCGACACACCACATGGATCCACTGACAAATGTGTTGACCCATTGAG gCGAGCACCTCCAGGCAAGTGCAAGTACAGGCCGGTGCCGCTGAAAGCCAAGAGTAAGCGGGTCCAGTTCAGGCCACTTGCTA AAACGGTCTTGGACTTGCTAAAGGAGCAGTCCGAGGAAGCTGCTAGAAAACTGCCCAGTGCAACTTCAGCTTCCAGTCCAGACCGGGCCTCATCTCAGAAGGGCTCCTCCAAGAAGCCGGCTTCTCGCACAAGCAGCGAGAAGACTTTTCCAAGGTCTGGCGCAAAGCAGAGAGCCAGAGCGTGGTCCCCAGGCCtccaggggaagaggaagaagagcccGAGACGCCCCCGAGGCAGAGGCAGCCAGTCGGCACAGTGGAGGCGAGCTGGCAGAAGTGTCCCTTTGCCTCTTCGGTCACGGTGGCTGGTCAGGGGACGAGTGCGCAGAGAACCACCTTGCCACGCGGAAGCTGCTACTGCTGAAGGTGACCTTAGACGCATGGGAAgccgggggtggaggtgggaaccGGCGGAGACAGCTTGA